Within the Periophthalmus magnuspinnatus isolate fPerMag1 chromosome 7, fPerMag1.2.pri, whole genome shotgun sequence genome, the region gttttgtcacTGAACTTGCTAAAAAGCAACTATATTGACCATTATCCCTTGTTTCGTCTCAGTTCAGCTAACATAAAGTAACTTTTAAAATCTTAATCTCTGAGAAAATGACAGTAGCACAGTCAATTTTAGAGAAAACTAGTATTTCTACAATAATGCTAAACGTCTCGAATAAATAGCTCCTCCACCTGCTAGTAATAGTAAGGAGTTTGATGTAGGGTTGTCAATAATATTGAATATCAGATatgaatcaatactaaaactagtatcgtaactagatactcatttgagcaaacaaTATAAAGTAGAGtcctatgatttaatgttgaaaatcacattcttttgtctTAAGAAAAAGTGTCTTATTATaactgtggtatcagaattggtattgagtatctctcgaaattgagtttgaaatgtttatattgtgtcAATACTGGTTTGATGCACTCAGTTTAACATAACATGGGACCTTTCAAAAGAGAAATGTCTGAAGTAGCTGATTGTTCATATGTGAAGTGAgtttttacagtacattttttgCATAGATGAATGAACtgcacactgcaaaaacaatatGTGTACATGAGTTAAAATTCTCACAATTATAACCATGATTTTGACGATATTTTGGAATggtttcaagatatttttacaAGCCAAATTAAGGATGGTATCAGTCTGATATTGAAAACAAGTCCTTGTGTACCTTTGTGTTATTTATAGAGTCCTCAGTTCATCAAATTCGTCTTTTTGAATAGACTAATTAGCAGCAGTTGCACTAAAACATGGCTGCCTGCACAATTATGCAACAAATGATTTAATATGTTAGAAAActtcatttgtgaatttaaagaCGACATATGTAAAAattaactttttggagctttctaccatgttataatgttcactcatcaaaaccatacctgaagaggttttagatatcatccacgcatgtttgactattttagagctctctcccgggccctaatCGAACTTGCTTTACCGTATGAActacatcttcacaaacctgatgccatGTGCCAGTAGGACTGACTTGGTGCGGAGAGCAAAGGGTCAAAacttaaactgaaaataaaaataaaacaggttaatatgttgtttcaaaacaataaaaggtaacatgatgatctgaatgtgttatgtgttagcagttaatattctatagaagtataataccccctctttaacttgGATGGACTATGGATTTAATTAGCAAATGTCAGATATTGACTCAAAAAATGCACACAATCATAATATGCATTTATGATTAAACGGAATTCATTTACTATGCACctcttgtttttgcagtgtagtgACAGGTGTTTTAAAGCAGCGTTTGAACAGAAGAGTGCATTCCCGAGCAGTCAGACATGGTGCTTCTCATTGTTTTATTAAAGCCTGTCTAAGTGCTCACTTCCTCCTGCATGATTTGTCCATGACTGAATCTACCTTTTCTGATAGCCTGTAGCACAGTGGTTAGAGTCCTCGCAGCAAGATGGTCTCCAGCTCAGTTCCCAGACTGTGTGCGACCCTTTAGTCTAGCTAAGTGGGTGGGTTTTCTACATCATGTACTTTAGAGCAATCCTCAGCTGAGTACTCCTGGCTGTTTCTCAGTTCTTTGTATCCAGGAGTACATGAGTATGGAGCCTGCAGACTGACTTGAGGATTTCACCAGCACACTCTGCTCTCTCAGCTTTTGGGAAAGGCAGACTTGATGACgtgacaaaaaataaagctcCTGTAGGTACTCGttttaataaaatctaaatttactTAAAAAGTGCTTATGGAAGCCCGAAGTCgaaattatgagttttaaagtcCTAATTATgagtaattaggagttttaaaactcataattataagcttaaaactcgtaattgtgggaatgtaacatttacaaaatatgaaccttatcaattttgattaaatgaatttggtattttaataatttcctcaaacCAGCAAGGGTTGTGACCAAACtagcactctgctcagaccacgGAAGATGAGCGCtcacagacccagaccagagCTCATGAGTGGCCAGAATAGCGCTCACGGCATAAAACAGTGGTCAGATCAGCGGCCCACTGACTTGTTCAAGATGCCAGAATCTTTACtagagcttaatttattcatttataaaagtatgtaggtgataaacacaacagtcctcctcctgtctcttctgcTCTGTGCACTGACTTGCAATGTGCGCATTGGCTACAAGCttaattaagactttaaaactcctaattgagtttaaaactcgtaattaagAGATTAAAACTTCTAATTATaagttttaaactcctaattatgagtttaaaattcgtaattatgagttttaaactcaaaatttCAACTtcctgtggggcttttatttattttttccatggcggaaacgggcttccataagTACTTAATAAAGCAAAACATGAGCCTTATCGATAATATAACCAAACATATTCTCACCCATCGGCCCTCTTCATCATTTAGGCCAAATATTTGAGCCATCTTCAGTTATGTTTGCTCTGGTCAGAAAAGACTATATTTGAACTTGTGTAGGAATATAAGGCTAATATACATTGCACGCATTGTCTCAATACATatttggaaaatatatatacaaaatacaaatacataaaaacattttgagtaactgGTACACAGGTAGTTTCATTTGGTTTTAAGGATTTAGGATACTGTACTCTTGGGGCCTACATAGTACAATAAATAttgctgaaataaatgaaatgtaatacTGCTAGTTATTAATcatttaaatatgaataattatttaaatacattatgctaaaatgaaaatattcagCCTTAGACTATTTCAATATATTCCCTATTCACATTAAGACACAAATTGTTTCAAAGTTTCTGGCGTGATGAAAACCCTGCTGCATTTGTCCTCATATTGCATAGAATTGGATATTGTAAACTAATTGTGAGGAAAGGGAAGCAATGAAACTAAGTATTATTCCAAACAAAGCCTACATAGGTTTAATAAACTATGTGAAAAACGTGCTGCTTTGAGGAGAATTGTAAAACCATTAGATCATTAGTTAGGGCATTGATTTCCATGCAAACACACTTTGTGTGTGGAGGAAATGGCAAAGGACTGAACTGGAACAAGACTAAGGGCGCGAGGTGTGAAGTTTCACAAGTCCACAAGCAAGTGTACACAAGTACATGGACTGAGAAATGGCCCTGATCTCCAGTctaatattgttgttttaaggAACTGAACCATTAAAACATAATTGCATCATTATCCACTGTGCACAAGGTTTAAAAGCCCAAGGACGCAATAGTATCAGTGTGAGTGGGGATTCAACCACCAAGAATGATGGCAGTTACATTTCAGCAGAAAACAGACAGCCTCACATGAGGCTATCAAGATTTGAGTTGCTatcctccagcacctgcagccaatcatgaatcagtgctagtgcagcctctgcagctcagtgagtgaattctggaggttctgagctttcacatgaggtgtggcctgtccatatactgagaatgagaaaaaaatgtgttctatCTGCAGATTAATGCTATGTTGTGATTGTATGTTTTTAGAACAACTTGCATAAAGttcctttaatttaatttactaAATTATTAAATCTTCATTTTCAgtgttatatatatttgtgataGATAAGATACCATCAAAAAATAGATCCAAGCTGCCCTTAATCTGTGTACAAGACCACCCATGAAACAATGctatacacatttttatcatttgactaaaataacttaaaattaaAAGTTGTTACGGGTTTAGTTAGTTAAGTAAGTAAATATAATTGATAAAATCTTGACTAAAGTATAATTTTCATCAGAAGAACTCAAACTGATTGTGTGCGCTGGGCTTGGCTGGTTCGTCAGAGAAGCTGGAGGCCTGTGATGAAATCCGACCGTGGTTTGTTTGATAAGAACATAATGGGATTACGAATGGGATTTATAATGGGATTAATGAGGCCATCTGGAGTCAAAGGGCTGTAGCTCCAGGCTGTGAGCTGGAGCACAGGgccaggagagaagaggagggaagatgagaagagaggagagaaggggagaggagaggagaagaggggaaaggaaaggggagagaagaggagaaccgtttctctctgcccctctctcctacACCCTCTTTCTTTTGCCTTACATTAACCCTCCTCTGAAAGAAGAGGCCAATCTCAGGTTGTGCAGAAACatcaaataataattacagtACAGTCATAGCGTGTCATAATCATGTAGTAATCCCCAAGTATGAATGTAAAGGTaatttaattacaaatattgTGAAAAGAAGCATCAAACTTTTTTCAACAATTATTGacaccatgaccaaacaacaATATATTACCGgtatttaatttactttgatTCAGATTTTCTAATAGATCAGCATTCCTCTAGTGAACAGTTTTATCAAATCACACTTTCTGAATGAAGAAAGTTAAAGTgacaaaaagacacattttagggTTAAGATAATTTTGCTCCTTACAGTTATAATTTTTGATTTCTTATGATTATACAGTGCAAGTCATGATGACCAGTTAATCGAATAATGCTGACATCCTTATTGACATTACATGGGACATTCACAGAACGACGAGAGCCCATTAAGGCACGTgtcatattttaatttgtaaCAAGTAATATATTTTGGTCAGGGCTAATAAGGAACAGAACAGTGTTGTAACTAGTTTCAGGATTCTGAGCGAGCTTCGTCAGCTGTTTGAATTATAGTGACATGTAACATGTGGCTCCTGTGAAGTACTTAAACAGAGGGATATACTATTAAGAGAGAAGGTTGTGTGATTCCCAGTCTCCTTCTGTGTCTGTAGGTCTTGTTTTATTTCCATCTTGAGGGCATCCTCTCACAGTTTGCAGTTTCATCTTTGGACGTccctccatagcgccccctccTGGTGCTCAGGGCTACTCACCAGGTCACGTCAATGTTGACATCAGACAGACACTGAGCCAGGTGACTATCCCGGTCCAGCTGCGAGAGTCTGCAGAGAGCACAGGGTCACAATTGTTCAACGTTTTACTTTATTTGGCTTTCAATAGTacttttttaacataaacaGTACAATGTACAAACTTCGAACTACTaccatataaaacaaaaatagttaCTAatagaggattggctgtagacctctcatTTGGAAAGACCATGATCACTGAGCATTAGAAATGATAGAATCTTAATCTTAATTAAAATCGGATTAACTGCACAGCCCTAGATTCTGGACAATAGTACTGCAAAGATTCATGTGAATAATCATGACTCTAGGTCTGTTGGTCCATGATGTCTTAGTCGTCCAAAATTTCTATTACATGTAAATATCTAGTTTcactataaatatttatttttgcctcAAATCCTGTGAGTTTGTGGTCATGTGAGTGTAGTTTGGATCTGATCATAcccaggcctgtcacaataacaaatgttGAAGCATGATATGTTGGTAGAGAGATATACAGTTGTCAGtcactataacatggttcaacTTTCGCGGTATcactgtttcacagatttttttgaatttgaaaatttgcatactttttttacagcgtatgaacatgcattgtgttctgcgtccggattggctaagggactgtataccattgtcaatcaatctcctctgtgccgcgtctcctgtacagtacagaatgtgttcagccaaatttacataaatgtttgatcacagtgtgactctgaagtgctgtatgtttgcaagttttttccccgacaaaatccacaatgtcgatgaaacattgtgcaccgacaaaggcacctacgaaggtttgaactttgagagaatagaacagcagtgggggctaggtatatgccacattttaTGGTCACttgtggcttgccattggcctcaagggctgttttccacaacctcatcgagtTCATAATGAAAGCTCTTaagagtcctgttgatgttcaGCTCCAGGCATTTAACGAtgcatgtgtgtggcattgagtcgtaggctttcttgtaatcaatccaggcagtgtACAGGTTGGTCTGAGGGGTTCTGCAGTCTCGGGCCACTGTTCGACTACCATGAGCTGGTGTTTagctcccctggtatctttgtcgatgcccttctgtgctgtCCTCATGTATTGATTCATGTTCCCACTTATCTTAGCCTcaatgatgcctgacatgagctttcatgttgtggagagacaggttattggctGATAGTTGGATGGGAGTGTAacctttgagggatccttctggatcaggatcATACACACTTTGGTTAGCCATTTAGAGTGAATCCCATCCCTTAGCAGCTGGTTAATCTGTGCTGCCAGACGCTCGTGGAGAGCAGTGAGTTTCTTTAGCCAGTTGGcatggatcatgtcagggcctggtgcagtccagtttttcatacctgagcctctttcctggatgtctgccatTGTGATGGTGACTTATTCTGTTCACGGAGGTTGCTGTAGTCTTCTCTCAGATCACCCAGTCACTGTGCATTGTTGTTATGTGATGCCTCTATCTCCCATATGCCTTTCCAGTACTGTTGTTTCCAGCTTTGGTGGGTCTGCTGTGGTGTCATTACCCTGCCATTGAGCGTATACATTCACCAGTTGTGTTCCGAACTATTATCTTGTGTGTACCTCTTTAGGCAGCTGGCCAAGACTTGGAGCCTTTGTTTGGTAGTTTCCATTGCTTCAGGTATGGGCATCTAGCTATATCTCTTGGGTACTTGTTCTTTCATTGCACCTTTCCTTTGACAGGTGGCTCACTTCTAGCTGCACTGCCTTGATTTTAGTCTCTAACCGTCGTTCCCATGGTGGGTTTTGTGTCTCATGGCTCCCATGGTTGCTCTTATAGCCAAGCATCTCTAGGATCACTGTTTACTAGCTGATTGGTTTCTGTGATGGTTGAGGTAGGGATCGCTCTCAAATGCTGCGGTCACATCAAGGAGACTTTCAGAtggtactttactttacttatcTTTCAGGCCTCTGCCTCTGAATGAGGCAGAGGCTTCAATCTCTGGTTGGGGAGTTCATGTTAACTTCCCTCTGACCTGGCGTCCTAGCTCCCCCTTGCCGTAGCATTTGTGTTGTACCTCATCAATCTCAAATCATGATTTGTGGATTTTTGAAAACTGAGCTACTAGTTGCTTAGCTGTAAGCTTGGACTGTGGGTTTCGAAGTAACCACTTTTTCCACATCCTGTTCATGTAACCCTAACCCCTCTGACTCAGGTTCATAGAGTAGTAGCATTCCAACAGAGCCTTGTTCTCTCCATTTCCGTATTGTTCTAGTAGCCCATTTCTTATAAAGGTGCTGTTCCCCAGCACCTGACAAAGACCTTATTTGGCCAGTTGACTAATTCTCTAGCTAAAATAAGTGTTTGACTAGGTGACTACTAATCACTGACTATTTTTGTGATTGTTAAAATTTTTTTTACTAACCTTTACTTGCATTTCTACTTCACAAGTGATCATAcggaaataaaattgaatttcTCATGAGCTGCTGGAGGTGTTTCAGATTTATGCTGACTGAATACTgactgaaaacataaataataaattcaacttgtaaaattacattctgttgtCCTGTTGACCACTCCCGTGTCCTTACCCCAGACTGAAGACCATCAAGCACATGGGGCAGCTCGCCAacagctcctctgctccttctgtcccccctgtccctcctgcccCCCCTAACCTTCCTATCCTACCTGTTTCCTCAGTACACAACATCTCAGTCCCCCCTAACTGACTGGTCCTCcttgtcccctctgtcccccctgTGCTTTCTATTCTTCCTTTCCCTCCTGTCCCATCTGTATACAACATCTCTGTTCTCCCCGTCTCTCCAGTCCCCTTTATCCCCTCTGTCCTGCCTGTCTCTCCTGTTATCCATGTCCCCTTCATCTCACCTCTTTTATTCGTCCCTCGTGCCCCCCCTTGTGCCTCCTCTATCctccctgttctctctgtaactcctAGCCTcccagtcctcctccatggccccTCCATCATCCCTGTCCCGTCCGTcgttcctgtctcctctgtcctccccgaAGTCCATGGTGCATCTCTGCCCCTTTGGCTCTGTGGAAGTAGAGCTTTAGGTGCGCAGGTGTCCCTCTGCTGGATTAAAGGTGCCACAGCAGCAGTGTCGGGGGACAAGAATATGTCTTGGCTGTCCAAACAGTCCATGGGTGCGTCAGACTCGGGACATGActggacagaggaagagggctCTGGAAAGGGGGGGATCTCATCAGTAAGGCCCCAGTGTGCAGGGGAGGGACGAGGCAGGGGGGTCTGAAACAGGTTCAAAACACAAGTTATAAATGTGAATCTGTGCGTTTCATTTTATAATACTGAAATGTAACTCAATACTTCAAACCTTTCTCATATAGATTACTTCATATAAGAAatgtttaaagaagacctattatgGTTGTGTCTGCTATTGTTATAAACTACACCCatggatttaaaatgtccaaataataacataatgatgttataatttggatattttaaatcacaatagtGATAAAtccagaaagaaagaaatccagTGACTTTCAGGTTGGAAAATTGCAGTGTCAAATGAGGATTTAGGAGCGGATTCCGGCCTACCCCTTTACATACGACACTGTGAATGGCATCACAACAAATTGCTGCTTGCTtttggcccctcctatggatagctccACATCACATTAGCGAGCATTTGTAACAAAATGGCTATTCAACACTGCTGAATCTTACGcttatcaccaattaagaaaataaaattggagcaCTAAGTATTTACAGAGCAGTGGCCGGTTAAAAACGTGGTGGAGGTCAAAACGGGAGTAGATCGaagcaatgatgtcttgaatataggagaataaagattactcaaacatgcattaatcactccaaatacaactttgagtgattaaatggtgaggggaaacagctataacatgcTTGAAAGCTCTGAAAATTTTGCAGACTATGTCTCCTTTAATTTTTATAAAGTGACTGTCAACTATAACTGTGAGTTGTGTGCAGCTTACagcagcagagggagggggTAGCTCAGGCACCTGTCCCGAGGGGTCATGAAGCTCCTGCAGGATCCAGCTGAGTGACAGCACCCATAGTCTGTCCAccccagagcagagagagcccaGAGCAGACGCAGGAGCAGGGCCAGGGGCAGGGGCAGAGACACAGGCAGGgccaggagcagaggggagcacTGGCCTGgagaacaacaacaaatgtCATCATTTACAACAGAGGCTACTCTTGTCTTTCCTTTGGCCTATTCTATTGGtgggttttagatgacatcacaacattctataataatatttaatgcaaatggaggcagctaaaatgaatattaatcATGAATTTGATTTATAATCCAGTGAGTTCCTAGGTCTAGTCACTCTATCTCTGTTTTCAATGTGATGTCATATTCTCAAATGGTGGTGAGAGCCAAACTTTCCTATCCATGAGTCCAGAAATAtgaaaattaggaccgttgccatagcaattaaacatttaaaaactaaatagtTCATACTTTGGGAAAAAGTAACGCTGAAATaatgctgttagcatgctattttcaaaagaaaaatacaaaaggtaaattcactaATGTTGAACtggatcatttctatcagtgactaggtccaagaactcactgtattacaacaaaagtcgtaactttaataaaagtaaTTCATAACTttagctgggtttcagatgacatcacggcATTCTATTGACTGAtactattttatcattttagttgcccccatctgtattacagttaaaatgcagatttgtgttgagtGAGACCTTGGGTCCAGCCACTGATAGAaattatcaggttcaacatttgtgcatttacctttcaGATATTTTATGGCAATGTAATCAATGGAGAAAACTGTCTCCTGCCCTCATCTGGGAAACTGAAAACCAGCACAATTTTCCCCGGGTCTGCCCCGGGTC harbors:
- the si:ch73-70k4.1 gene encoding uncharacterized protein si:ch73-70k4.1, whose protein sequence is MSQIHRKLKLKRKKSCANPELPYPEKQRGVRPRSEREDAQAAGPVLPSAPGPACVSAPAPGPAPASALGSLCSGVDRLWVLSLSWILQELHDPSGQVPELPPPSAATPLPRPSPAHWGLTDEIPPFPEPSSSVQSCPESDAPMDCLDSQDIFLSPDTAAVAPLIQQRDTCAPKALLPQSQRGRDAPWTSGRTEETGTTDGTGMMEGPWRRTGRLGVTERTGRIEEAQGGARGTNKRGEMKGTWITGETGRTEGIKGTGETGRTEMLYTDGTGGKGRIESTGGTEGTRRTSQLGGTEMLCTEETGRIGRLGGAGGTGGTEGAEELLASCPMCLMVFSLGLSQLDRDSHLAQCLSDVNIDVTW